The Mycolicibacterium aichiense region GAGTAACCCATGTCATCGACCGGGAACAGTTCGGGATCAACGGCATAGCACAGGGCATGGCCCACGCATCGTGACCTCTCCAGATGGACCCGCATCGGCTCAGGTTAACCGCGGGTCCGAGGCGCGCGTGCCGATTCCGGTAAGCCCTCAGGGATTGATGGTGTTCTCTCCGACCTGACGACCCCACACGTACTCGGTGAGCAAGGGCTGGCCGAGTTCGAAGTGGTTGTACGGCGCGATCGAGGCTCCGTCATCCATCACCAGATAGGGGGCCGGCCAGAAATTGCGGTCGACCGTCTGCCAACATCCCGGCGCTCCACCCGGACCGCCCCTGCCGTTGGTCCTGGGCAAGTTGTCCGGGTATACGTAGGGATTGGGCGCACCCAGGATCTCGGTCATCGTGCTGAGTGAATATCCGTTGCCGCCGAACGCATCCAGTGCGCTGGGCGCCGCTTGTGCGATGTTGCGGATGCCGCAGAACAATTCCGGGCTGTAGGTGTCCAGAAGCTGAGTGGTGGGCACCAGATCCGCCATCCCGCGAACGAAGTACGGCTTGCTGCGCTCGAAAATGTCGGCGCCGGTGTTGCCGAACCCGATGGAGGCCAGCAGCGCCGCATCGATGTCGTGCTGCTGGCCGTTGAGCGAGTTCGCGGTCACCACCGCGTGGTCGAGCGCATCCCACAGGTCCGGGCTCGCCTTGGTGTAGACGTCGGCCAGATCGCCCAATCGTTGGATGTCGCGGCGAATCTGCGGCATCTGCGGGTTGATGTCGTCGAGCACCGTGTTCCCGTTGACGATCGACTGGCCGAACTTGGTGCCCAGCCCGTTCAGCGCTTCGGCCGCCGCCGACAGGGTCAGATTCAGCTTGACCGGATCCACCTTCTCGGCGATCGACGTGACCGTCTCGAACAGAGTGTTGAACTCCGTGGTGACGCTGGAGGCGTTGATGACGTCAGACGTCGTCAGACGGGCCGCCACCGGGTTCTTCGGTGTCGACAGCGCGACGTATTTGTTGCCGAAGACCGTGGTGGCCTTGATGTCGGCGTGCACATTGGCGGGAATGTAGGCCAAATAGCGGGGCTCGACGTCGAGTCGCAGCCGCGCAATGTTCTTTCCATCGCGCTCACCGGAGCTCACATTTATGACCCGGCCGATCACCACTCCGTTGAAGGTCACCTTCGAACCCGTGTCCATCACCAGGCCGCCGCGATCGGAGACCATCGTCAGGGTTGCCCGCGGCGACAGGTCGCCGCGAAATTGCAGATAGACCAACGTCAGGACCGTGACGATCACGGCAAGGAACACCAAGCCGGCGGCCTTCAACGGCGGACGGTCGCGCCAGTTCACTTCCAGCCCCTCCTCAACCCCGACCCAAGCGAACGAGCGCCCCTCCCGGCCGTGGCCAGTGACGTGGACCACAGGAATGTACCTGATTTCAGTGTCGAATGGTCGCCATTCGCGCAATTAGCCAAACCGTAAATTCGGTAATTCTCGTTGCGCCGTCGTCAATATAAGCCCCGCCGAATTCACGCGGTGAAATATGCAGTTACCCAAGCCATTCCGCGAACCGTCACGTCCACCACCAATGCCCCGATAGGGGTTGGAATTTGCCTTTGCAAAATTTGCTGCTTATGTATGGCGCCGACGATGCACGAGTGGTGACCGCCTAGCGGATGCTGACGGTATCCCGAACTGGCTCCAAACCCGCTCCGGTAAGCGGTGGAGTCGGGATAATCGACTGTGCCGCCCGGGGGTGTCGCCGGCGCGGGAACAGCTCAGCGAGGAGCGTGAGACTTATGTCCATCATCGAAGCGGACTCAGCGACCCAGTCGCCCCACGAGCGTGCGGTCAGCGAAACCCAGCAATACATCGACGGTCCGCGATTCGAGGGGATCACCCGCCTCTACACCGCCGCCCAGGTTGTCGAGCAGCGCGGCACGATCCCGGTCGACTACACCGTCGCCCGCGAGGCGTCGGCCGCCTTCTACAAGCGCCTGCGGGAACTCTTCGCGGCCAAGAAGAGCATCACCACCTTCGGGCCGTACTCGCCCGGCCAGGCGGTGACGATGAAGCGGATGGGCATCGAGGGCATCTACCTCGGCGGCTGGGCGACCTCGGCGAAGGGATCGACCACCGAGGACCCTGGCCCGGACCTGGCGAGTTACCCGTTGAGTCAGGTGCCCGAGGAAGCCGCGGGCCTGGTGCGCGCGCTGCTGACGGCCGACCGCAACCAGCAGTACCTGCGCCTGCAGATGACCCCGGAACAGCGCGCGGCCACACCGGCCGTCGACTACCGCCCGTTCATCATCGCCGACGCCGACACCGGCCACGGCGGAGACCCGCACGTGCGCAACCTGATTCGCCGCTTTGTGGAGGCCGGCGTCGCGGGATACCACATCGAGGATCAGCGCCCAGGCACCAAGAAGTGCGGCCACCAGGGCGGCAAGGTGCTGGTGCCGTCCGACGAACAGCTCAAGCGGCTCAACACCGCCCGATTCCAGCTCGACATCATGGGTGTGCCGGGCATCATCGTCGCCCGCACCGACGCCGAGGCGGCCAACCTCATCGACAGTCGTGGAGATGAGCGCGACCAGCCGTTCCTGCTCGGCGCGACCAATCTCAAGGTGCCGCCGTACAAGTCGTGCTTCCTGGCGATGGTCCGCCGGTTCTACGAGTCGGGGGTCACCGAGCTCAACGGTCATCTGCTCTACGCACTGCCCGAAGCCGAATACGCGGTGGCCGACGCGTGGCTGCAGCGCCAGGGCATTGCGGACCTCATCGCCGAACAGGCGAGCGCATGGCGCGAGGGTAGAGAGCATTCGCTGGACGCCCTGTTCGACAAGGTCGAGTCGAGATTCGTCGACGCCTGGCAGGACGACGCGTCGCTGGACACCTACGGCGACGCCGTCGCCGAGCTTCTGGCGTTCCGGGAGAGCGAAGGCGAGCCGCACGAGATGAGCGCCGCGGAATGGCGCGAGTTCGCCAAGACCGCATCACTGTATGCGGCGCGGGAGAAGGCGCGCGAGCTCGGCGTGGACGCCGCGTGGGATCCCGAGCGGGCCAAGACCCCCGAGGGTTACTACCAGGTGCGCGGCGGCATTCCCTACGCGATCGCGAAATCCCTTGCCGCAGCACCGTTTGCGGACCTGTTGTGGATGGAGACCAAGACGGCCGATCTGGCCGATGCCCGCGAGTTCGCCGAGGCCATCCATGCGGTGTATCCGGACAAGATGCTGGCCTACAACCTGTCCCCCTCGTTCAACTGGGACACCACCGGGATGACCGACGAAGAGATGCGGGCCTTCCCCGAAGAGCTCGGGAAGATGGGCTTCGTCTTCAACTTCATGACCTACGGCGGCCACCAGATCGACGGTGTCGCCGCCGAGGAGTTCGCCACCGCACTGCGCCAGGACGGCATGCTGGCGCTGGCGCGCCTGCAGCGCAAGATGCGGCTGGTCGAATCGCCTTATCGCACGCCGCAGACGCTGGTCGGTGGTCCGCGCAGCGATGCCGCGCTGGCGGCGTCCTCGGGCCGCACCGCCACCACCAAGTCGATGGGCAAGGGCTCCACCCAGCACCAGCATCTGGTGCAGACCGAAGTGCCCAAGAAACTGCTCGAAGACTGGTTGGCGCTGTGGAGCGAGCACTATGAGCTCGGCGAGAAGCTGCGGGTGAGCTTGCGGCCGCGGCGAGCGGGCGGCGAGGTCCTGGAGCTCGGCATCTGGGGCGAGCGGGAAAAGGGCGGCGAGCAGGAGCTGCTGGCCAACGTGCTCGTCGACCCGATCAAGGACCGGCACGGCCGGAGCATCCTGACGGTGCGCGACCAGAACACCTTCGCCGAGAAGCTGCGCCAGAAGCGCTTGATGACGCTGATCCATTTGTGGATGGTGCACCGGTTCAAGGCGGACGCCGTCTACTACGTGACGCCGACCGAGGACAACATCTACCAGGCCGACAAGATGAAGGCGCACGGCATCTTCAGCGATGTCCACAAGGACGTCGGCGAGATCATCGTCGCCGACGTGAACCAGGAGCGCATCGCCGAGCTGCTGGACCCCGACCGGGTGGCGCTGAAACGGCTTATCGCCAAGGAGGATTGACCTCGCTCGAGATCGACGCTGGCGCGGGAAAGTACGAGTGACGCCCACGCTGGCGTCGATCTCGGCGCGAAACTAGGCGAACCAGCGCGAGATTGAACTCACGCCGCGCTCTACTCGCACATACCCTGCGTGGCTTCAATGTCACGGAAGACTGCGTCGAGATCGACGCTGGCGCGGGAAAGTACGAGTGACGCCCACGCTGGCGTCGATCTCGGCGTGAAACTAGGCGGACCCGAGGTAGGCGACGATCGCGTTGGTGAGCCCGCGGCGGGCCGCATCGAGATCGCCATAGCTGCCGAGTTGCTTCTCGGAGGCGATCCCGCGCATCGCGCCGGGAATCAGCCAGGCCATCTCCCGGATGCGCTGCGGATCGACGTGCAGGTCCGCGAACGCCTTCTGGCAGGTCTCCTGCCAGCCCTGGCCCCAGGAGAACAGCTCGGCGGCGGTCTGCGGATACTGCTGCTCGAGGTCGGCATGCTCCCGCGGCAGCGCGGCCCGCAGGTTCTCGATCGCGCGCGAGTCGCGGTTCGTCAACCCGTCGTAGAGCGTGTCGATGATGCCGGCCACTCGGTCACGCAAGCTCGCCGACGTATCCGGCGGGCTGAAGATGTTGGCGCGCCGCTCGGCGGTGTAGCGCAGTACCGCCGCCCAAAAGCCGTCGGTATCACCGAATTGGTATTGCACGGTGCCCCAGGTCGCGCCGGCATCCTTCGCGATCCGGTTGGCCGACACCGCGCCGGGCTGACCGGACGCCAGCGCAGTCAACGCGGCTTCGAGCAGGCTCTCGCGGGTGGCCGAACCCCGGCGGTTCGGCCGTCGTCGCGCGCTGTCCGCTTCGGCCACATCGACAGCCTAACCCAGATTCATTGACACTTCTATGATCTGTTTCTAGACTCGCCAGCGTGGCGAAACCGTCCCTGTCGATGAAGCCCACCGGCTGGTTCCAGGTGGCGTGGTCCGACGAGATCGCGGTCGGCGACGTCCACCGCATGAAGTACTTCGACACCGACATGGTCGCCTGGCGCGCGCAGTCGGGAGCGTTGACCGTGATGGATGCCTACTGCGAACACCTCGGCGCTCACCTCGGGTATGGCGGCCAGGTGGTCGGCGAGGTCATCCAGTGCCCGTTTCACGGCTGGCAGTGGAACCACGAGGGACGCAACGTCTGCATTCCCTACCAGGACAGGCCGAATCGCGGCCGCCGGATACCCACCTATCCGGTCGTGGAGCGAAATTCCTCGGTGTACATCTGGCATGACATGGAAGGTCGCGACCCGTACTTCGACGCGCCGGACATCTTCGCCGACTTCGGTGACGACAAGACCGCTGCCGACTATTACCCGCAGGCCCGGCTATACCGGCCGCAGCTTGAACTTCATCCGCAGTATGTGCTCGAAAACGGCGTGGATTTCGCACATTTCAAGTTCGTGCACCAGACGCCCATCGTGCCGCTGTTCACCCGTCACGATTTCGACGAGCCGGTGTCCTACGTGGATTTCACGATCACGTTCGAGGGCGACGAAGGCCAGATCATCGACGACATCAACAGCGGCGTCGAGGCCATCAACGGCGGACTCGGTGTCGCGGTCACCAAGAGCTGGGGCATGGTGGACAACCGCACGATCTCCGCGGTCACCCCGGTCGACGAGTTCACCTCCGACGTCCGGTTCATGGTCTACATCGGCCGCAAACCCGGCGATGACAGCCCCAGAGCCGAAGCCAAGGCGCAAGCCTTCGCCCAGGACGTGATCGACCAGTTCGCCGCCGACATCCAGATTTGGCAGCACCAGCGCTACACCCACCGGCCCGCGCTCGCGACCACTGAATTCGACGGCTTCACCGCAATTCGCAAGTGGGCCAACCAGTTCTATGTATCCGACCATCAAGGAGAACCCGCGAATGTCAGCCAATAGCCCAATTCGGGTGTTCCAGGTGGCGACCGGAAACGTCGGCACCGAGATGATCAAGCGCATCGGTGAGCATCGCGGCCTGGAGCTGATCGGCCTGCATTGCTACTCCCCGGAGAAGATCGGCCGCGACGCCGGCGAGATCGCCGGAATCGCGCCGATCGGCGTCACCGCAACCGGATCCGTCGACGAGATCATCGCCGCCAAGCCCGATGTGCTGACCTTCCACGGGGTGTTCCCCGATGAGGACCTCTATGTGACGGTGCTCGAGGCGGGCATCAACATCGTCACCACCGCGGACTGGATCACCGGCTGGCATCGCGACACCAACCATCCGCACCATTCCGGCAAGAAGGTGTCCCAGCTTCTCCAGGAGGCGTGCGAGAAGGGCGGCTCCACCTTCTACGGCACCGGCATGAACCCCGGAGTCAACCAGATCCTCGGCGTCGTCTGCTCGTCCGACGTCGCCGAGATCGAGAACGTCACCACCATCGAGTCCGTGGACGTGTCGTGCCATCATTCGGCAGACACCTGGAAAGAGGTCGGCTACGGCCTGCCCGTCGACGACCCCGCGCTGCCGGGGATGCTCGAGAAATACACCCGGGTCTTCGCCGACAGCGTGCTGATGATGGCCGACTGCTTCGACCTCGAACTCGACGAGGTGAAGTTCACCTACGAACTGGGCGCCTGCACCAAGGACGTCGACCTCGGTTGGTACCAGTTGCCCAAGGGCTCACTCGGGGGCAACTACCTCAAATACCAGGGCATGGTCGACGGTGTGCCGCGAGTCGAGACGCATCTCGAGTGGCAGATGACGCCACATACCGATCCGAGCTGGGACATCAAGGGTTGCTACATCACCCAGATCGCCGGCGACCCGTACGTCTACAACAAGCACATGATCTTTCCGAAGCCGGGCGTCGACCTCTCCGACGTGGAGTCGTTCGCGTCCATCGGTATGACCGTCACGGGGTTGCCGGCGCTCAACGCCATCCCCGCGGTGGTGGCCGCCGCACCGGGCTTGATCACGAGCGCCGACCTGCCGCTGCGCGGATTCGCGGGCCGGTTCAAGAAGTAATCGCCGCAATCTGAGGCTGATCGAGCGAACGGTAACGACGACAGTATCGGTCCGGATTCGGTTCGGTGAACAGAAGATGAACACCCAGCTCAGAGCCCACCCGGGCGCCGATTCGCACGCTTCCGCGCGCGCCGCGACCGCGGTTCGATAGCAACGTTTCAGGGTCTCCCAGCTGCCCTGGACACCAGTCCAGAAGATAGCGAACGGTGTATGTGCGCCGGAACTGTCCAGGTAAAGTGCCGTCCGTGGGAAAACACCGGTTAGCCAGGCCCCGGCGCCGATGGTCGGTCGCGGTGGTCGCGCTGGCCACTCTCCCGTTGGCCGCCGTGCTGTCCGGCAGCACCGGCTCCGGCCCCGCCAGGATGACATCGGGCACGGTCGAATGCTGTGCCGAACTGGTCGCCGCAGCGCCCCTGGATGTGGGCGCCGCACCTATCGGGGCGCACTACGTCGTCATGACGCAGGCCGAGTTGGTGGCCAGCAGAAGTGCGGTCAACCGCACCCCCCTGCACGCGCTACCCGCGGGCGTCGGTGTCGAGCAGGGGCTGCAACTCAAGACGGTCCTGGCCGAACGCCTCATCAGCGCCTACTTCCCGGAGATCCACAACATCGGTGGAGTGCGGGCCGACTCGTTGAAGTGGCATCCGATGGGATTGGCCATCGACGTGATGATCCCGAACTGGCAGACGCCCGAAGGCAAGGAACTGGGCGACCGGATCGCGGCATTCGCCCTCGCCAATGCCGACCGGCTGTCGCTGAATCACGTGATCTGGCGCCGCATCATGTACGACCACGGCGGCAAACCGTCCCTCATGCCCAACCTCGGCGGCAACGACGCCAACCACTACACTCACGTTCACATCGCCACGAACGGTGGCGGCTATCCCACCGGTGGCGAGAGTTATTTTGGCTAGCTTCAAGGTTTTTGGTGTCGCGTCGAGCGCCGCTGTGCTGCTGATGGCCGCACCCGCCGCGCACGCCGACGAGGCATTCTGGGGTGGTTGGTACAAGATCACCTTCCACACCGATCAGAAGTCGGGCACGTCCATCGCGGCGACACAGCAGGAAACGCCGTACACCGCCTCGTTCAAGATCACCACGGACTGTTCGGCCGACATCTGCACCGCCTCGGTGCTCGACGGCCCGACACCCAAGGACAACGCCGCGCAATCGACCAGCTTCGTGTGGACGGGCTCGCAATGGTCGCGGTCGAACAGCTGGCGATGGGACTGCACGCTGCCGGACGGCACGATCACCTACGACCCGGCGCATTCGGTGACGACCTACACGCCGCAATCGGATGGATCGCTGGCGGGCACGTTCCAGACCACGATTGAAAGCGGTGCGTGCCAGGGCACCGTCACCATCCCGGTGACCGCCGCGCCGGCCTGACATACGTCGTCGCTTAGGGTGCCAAGCGTGAATCGTCTCGACCGCTTCTTCGAGATCACGGCCCGCGGGTCGACGATTGGCGCCGAGGTTCGCGGCGGACTGGTCACGTTCATCGCGATGGCCTACATCGTCGTGCTGAACCCGATCATCCTGTCCGGGGCCGCCGACGTGACCGGTCACAAACTGGGCTTCGCCCAGGTGTCGGCCACCACGTCACTGGCCGCCGGGGTGATGACCATTGTGTTCGGCGTCTTCGCCCGGCTTCCGTTCGCGTTCGCCGCCGGCCTGGGCATCAACTCGTTCCTGGCCACGACCGTGGTCGGCACGGTCAGCTGGCCTGAGGCAATGGGCCTGGTGGTCATCAACGGCCTGATCATCGTGGCGCTGGCGGTGACCGGCTTGCGTCGGCTCGTCTTCGACGCAGTGCCCATGCAACTCAAGTTGGCGATCACCGCCGGCATCGGGTTGTTCATCATGTTCATCGGCCTGGTTGATGCCGGCTTCATCTCCTCGACCGGATTGCCCTCTCCCCCAGTGGGATTGGGCGCCGGCGGCCACGGGTCCATCACCACGGTGCCCACATTGGTGTTCGTGTTCACCCTGCTGCTCACCGGCGTCCTGGTGGTGCGCAAGGTGCGGGGCGGCATCTTGCTGGGGTTGGTGGCCGGCACCGTCGTCGCGGTCATCATCGAGGCGATCTGGCACCTGGGCCCCGCGACCAAGAATCACGGTGGCTGGACCCTGTCGGTCCCCAGCCTGTCGGGATCGCCGTTCGCGCTCCCCGATCTCTCTCTGGTGGGCGCCTTCAGTTTCGACAGCTTCGGGCGGATCGGCATTCTGGCCGCAACGATGCTCGTCTTCACCCTGGTGTTCGCCAACTTCTTCGACGCGATGGGCACTTTCACTGGACTGTCCAGGGAAGCCGGGCTGGCCGACGAACGCGGCAACTTCCCGCGACTGCGTTCGGCGCTTGTGATCGAAGGCGCCGGTGCTGTCGTCGGCGGCGCGACGTCGGCATCGTCGAACACCGTCTTCATCGAGTCCGGGGCAGGCATCGAGGAGGGCGCCAAAACCGGGCTGGCCAACCTCGTCACCGGTGCGCTGTTCCTGGCCGCGATGTTCGTCGGACCGCTGGCGCAGATCGTTCCGACCGAAGTCGCCGCGGCCGCGCTGGTGATCGTCGGGACGATGATGTTCTCCCAGCTCCGCCATGTCGACGTCTCGGAATTCTCGGTCGCCCTGCCCGTCGTCCTCACGGTCGCGGTCATGCCGTTCAGCTATTCCATCGCCAACGGCATCGGCGTCGGGTTCGTCACGTGGGTGGTGGTG contains the following coding sequences:
- a CDS encoding dihydrodipicolinate reductase, encoding MSANSPIRVFQVATGNVGTEMIKRIGEHRGLELIGLHCYSPEKIGRDAGEIAGIAPIGVTATGSVDEIIAAKPDVLTFHGVFPDEDLYVTVLEAGINIVTTADWITGWHRDTNHPHHSGKKVSQLLQEACEKGGSTFYGTGMNPGVNQILGVVCSSDVAEIENVTTIESVDVSCHHSADTWKEVGYGLPVDDPALPGMLEKYTRVFADSVLMMADCFDLELDEVKFTYELGACTKDVDLGWYQLPKGSLGGNYLKYQGMVDGVPRVETHLEWQMTPHTDPSWDIKGCYITQIAGDPYVYNKHMIFPKPGVDLSDVESFASIGMTVTGLPALNAIPAVVAAAPGLITSADLPLRGFAGRFKK
- the aceA gene encoding isocitrate lyase ICL2, with protein sequence MSIIEADSATQSPHERAVSETQQYIDGPRFEGITRLYTAAQVVEQRGTIPVDYTVAREASAAFYKRLRELFAAKKSITTFGPYSPGQAVTMKRMGIEGIYLGGWATSAKGSTTEDPGPDLASYPLSQVPEEAAGLVRALLTADRNQQYLRLQMTPEQRAATPAVDYRPFIIADADTGHGGDPHVRNLIRRFVEAGVAGYHIEDQRPGTKKCGHQGGKVLVPSDEQLKRLNTARFQLDIMGVPGIIVARTDAEAANLIDSRGDERDQPFLLGATNLKVPPYKSCFLAMVRRFYESGVTELNGHLLYALPEAEYAVADAWLQRQGIADLIAEQASAWREGREHSLDALFDKVESRFVDAWQDDASLDTYGDAVAELLAFRESEGEPHEMSAAEWREFAKTASLYAAREKARELGVDAAWDPERAKTPEGYYQVRGGIPYAIAKSLAAAPFADLLWMETKTADLADAREFAEAIHAVYPDKMLAYNLSPSFNWDTTGMTDEEMRAFPEELGKMGFVFNFMTYGGHQIDGVAAEEFATALRQDGMLALARLQRKMRLVESPYRTPQTLVGGPRSDAALAASSGRTATTKSMGKGSTQHQHLVQTEVPKKLLEDWLALWSEHYELGEKLRVSLRPRRAGGEVLELGIWGEREKGGEQELLANVLVDPIKDRHGRSILTVRDQNTFAEKLRQKRLMTLIHLWMVHRFKADAVYYVTPTEDNIYQADKMKAHGIFSDVHKDVGEIIVADVNQERIAELLDPDRVALKRLIAKED
- a CDS encoding TetR/AcrR family transcriptional regulator, whose product is MAEADSARRRPNRRGSATRESLLEAALTALASGQPGAVSANRIAKDAGATWGTVQYQFGDTDGFWAAVLRYTAERRANIFSPPDTSASLRDRVAGIIDTLYDGLTNRDSRAIENLRAALPREHADLEQQYPQTAAELFSWGQGWQETCQKAFADLHVDPQRIREMAWLIPGAMRGIASEKQLGSYGDLDAARRGLTNAIVAYLGSA
- a CDS encoding MCE family protein; its protein translation is MNWRDRPPLKAAGLVFLAVIVTVLTLVYLQFRGDLSPRATLTMVSDRGGLVMDTGSKVTFNGVVIGRVINVSSGERDGKNIARLRLDVEPRYLAYIPANVHADIKATTVFGNKYVALSTPKNPVAARLTTSDVINASSVTTEFNTLFETVTSIAEKVDPVKLNLTLSAAAEALNGLGTKFGQSIVNGNTVLDDINPQMPQIRRDIQRLGDLADVYTKASPDLWDALDHAVVTANSLNGQQHDIDAALLASIGFGNTGADIFERSKPYFVRGMADLVPTTQLLDTYSPELFCGIRNIAQAAPSALDAFGGNGYSLSTMTEILGAPNPYVYPDNLPRTNGRGGPGGAPGCWQTVDRNFWPAPYLVMDDGASIAPYNHFELGQPLLTEYVWGRQVGENTINP
- a CDS encoding NCS2 family permease — translated: MNRLDRFFEITARGSTIGAEVRGGLVTFIAMAYIVVLNPIILSGAADVTGHKLGFAQVSATTSLAAGVMTIVFGVFARLPFAFAAGLGINSFLATTVVGTVSWPEAMGLVVINGLIIVALAVTGLRRLVFDAVPMQLKLAITAGIGLFIMFIGLVDAGFISSTGLPSPPVGLGAGGHGSITTVPTLVFVFTLLLTGVLVVRKVRGGILLGLVAGTVVAVIIEAIWHLGPATKNHGGWTLSVPSLSGSPFALPDLSLVGAFSFDSFGRIGILAATMLVFTLVFANFFDAMGTFTGLSREAGLADERGNFPRLRSALVIEGAGAVVGGATSASSNTVFIESGAGIEEGAKTGLANLVTGALFLAAMFVGPLAQIVPTEVAAAALVIVGTMMFSQLRHVDVSEFSVALPVVLTVAVMPFSYSIANGIGVGFVTWVVVRSAAGKAREISPLLWIVAAGFVLYFARSGIESLLGVS
- a CDS encoding Rieske 2Fe-2S domain-containing protein, with the protein product MAKPSLSMKPTGWFQVAWSDEIAVGDVHRMKYFDTDMVAWRAQSGALTVMDAYCEHLGAHLGYGGQVVGEVIQCPFHGWQWNHEGRNVCIPYQDRPNRGRRIPTYPVVERNSSVYIWHDMEGRDPYFDAPDIFADFGDDKTAADYYPQARLYRPQLELHPQYVLENGVDFAHFKFVHQTPIVPLFTRHDFDEPVSYVDFTITFEGDEGQIIDDINSGVEAINGGLGVAVTKSWGMVDNRTISAVTPVDEFTSDVRFMVYIGRKPGDDSPRAEAKAQAFAQDVIDQFAADIQIWQHQRYTHRPALATTEFDGFTAIRKWANQFYVSDHQGEPANVSQ